tatgTCGTGTAACCCAATTTGCCGATTAGTCCTCCTATATAACGTTCTAGGGGTGTCGTCACGTTACGTTTTCAAATGGTTCTGTTTCCATTTTGTTCGTATGACAACATTGGTTCGCTTCATACAAAATTCATATCTTCTTTACAATTAATCATCAATTAATATCAAACGTGGTTCACTAAATCAAATTATGAGGAATGAAAGTGATTTTTGCTAATTTTATACGATAAAAAGTAGGTTTAGACATTTATCTCTATTTTATGAACCGCTTCGCAGTTTATAATGGGTAAACTGTCCCATTTTACTCTATAttattggtactgtataagttttacattatataaaaagagcaaaaattacattcattcttaaaataatgtgaatcagatatttcattatgtttgCAATAAAGTAATTCATCATTTGCAATTTCCACACATAAAGTGGACGATATCCGGACACTCGGAAGATATACTGTGCTGGATAAAATTAGCGGTGTATTTCCCATGgactttaaaaaatctattCTGAGCTGGATACTTGATATTATCTTAGTGTTCATCTATAGTGACGAATAACACTAACGCGACCGTATGTCCAAATGGATTTTGGGAATCTGTTCAAAAGCAGACCTCGCCCTTTGATAGTTTGCGCAAATCCAACGAACAACAATAATCTTCATAGGTATAACCCTTCTGTGGTACATGTAACTCAGGACAATTGGAATTCATGATGACATTGCAGGAAACCGGTGTGATTCGCcatttatcaataaagtttTGAAGTGCCTGAAGTCTATATCTAGGTACTGGAAAGTTAGTAATGAAAGTTCTGGATGCAGTAGTAGATTAGTGtaaaaggtatatatgcattttcTGCGATTGTCCACTTTTGTGGAAAACTTATCATTGCAAAAGAtatatatcaatacatataGGTATATGTAGGCTTAAGACAGCAACATAAGTTGGAAACGCAGAAAATAATTTGGTATCTTTAGCGATCGGATCTCAAAAAACTTCGACCCACAGAAAACATCCGTTTCATGTCCTTCTcttgattttctatttttgatTGAAATGCTGTCTAAGAGGattaagcatctcctgtcgtcAGGTCACAACCGgtgtgagccctacatctttaTCATGTAAATGGAGTAAACTGTAgttaaatcagtgtgccaagtaaTGCCTAACAATTTGATGTTAGAAGGATTTAACAtgcagtcttgtttaaagtcagtatttcagAACTTATATGGTCtttatagcgatctagtttgctaatataacctgtcattggatcaaatTTTGTTTGCTGTTTTATACGTATTGTTAGGCAGTGTTTTTAaaactgattctgactacggattgctcagATAACGTGACCAGGATATAAAGCTCACGGTGGGTGATTGGTCGACAGTGGATATTTACATTACTGTAAAAGTGCCTATTTCCGCGTGGGGGAATTTGTAGTAATTACGCGGTCATGGAGTAAGCGcgtaaatcccccccccccacgtgtatagttataaatatttgatatgatatatattatattccaTTTCCGCGTATTTCTCCCACACGTGATAATGGATGTGGAAAAACGTGTATTTAACCCACTGCGCAAATAACCACTTTTGCAGTAATCAGCAATATTTATAGAAAACAAACTATTTTGTAAGATTTCAAGgttcaaggtttttaaatattttttatcaattaagaCAAAAATCCACCTACAGTTGATTTATAATGATGAAAAACAGAATCATCGTaatcatttttcaatattttcacaaatgttGGATACATTGATTGGAAACAAGATcttctacatgtacacaatgtcatgatgtaaataaaaataaaacgttaGCGTTTCAAGCTAAgtttattttgttatttatatctTGATTCCTTTCTCTTCTTTTCGTTCGCAACCTAAAAAAGGAACGAATTGGTTTCATTTTTTAACGATTTAATGCTTAAATATGATGgtaatacatgcatgttcagTAATTAAAAGAATATGATATTACCGAAGTCCTTTGATTTGACATAAAAGTCCCGAATATTCATTTGAAGAGCCGATAGAACCTGCTCAATAACATCGTCTAGGTCACTGGGGTCTCTCTGGCGAGTCATGATATGGTAGCCATCACCAAGCTGTGTATGATGATATACCAGGACAAATCCCATTGTCGGATGAGGATCATAGTATCGTGTTTTGAACTTCCCTTGGGTCTCTTGAAAAGTCACCAATTATAATACAAGCGTAGTTTCAAAAAGAGTGTCTTAtatcatatgtcgatttgatatatccctgtgagctcgaaataaaggacaccacagagtcgtccacttctgcttcatacttaaatattttattgaaagtagacattaacggcaaactaacaactcaactgtatgacaaacgggatgatttcagcttctccatcgtcaacttcccacatttatgtagcaatattccattatcacctgcatatggtgtttatatatctcaactgattcgatatgcaagagcttgttctgggtatagtcagtttttaaatcgaggtaagctactgacaaacaagttgatggtacagggatttcaacagtctcgattgaagtcagcatttcgcaaattctatggtcgttataacgatctagttcgtcaatacaacctcgcattgggtcaaatgctgtctgacgtgtttcataccgattgttaagccgttcttggcacactgattttgactgtggataactccgtttacctggtcaggatatggggctcacggcgggtgtgaccggtcaacaggggattcttactcctcctaggcacctgatcccgcctctggtgtgtccaggggtccgtgtttgcccaactatctattttgtattgcttgtaggagttatgagattgatcactgttcgttatcttcacattgcatCATACTAGGTCATGTAGATTGTGCATTTATTAAGTTTCTCCGAAATCAGTTGCCCAGGAATTTATTGAGAGCACAACAATATTACAATGTATTATCAACGTTTTTACAGAAACAATCGTATATGTTTATTTGAATGGAGTGTGAATAGGTTATCCCTTAATTTCTGTGGGGACACAAGCTAAACGTACGGTATACTAGTGTAATGTCTTATAGAAGCTTTTACAAACATAACCATATATGCATATGCTATGTTAAGAGATACAAGATACctcaatattttaaatacaaaCCATTCGTGGATATCCGGATTACTGTTCCTTCAGGGGAGTCTGCGCTATCCGGGTGAATCCTGATTGCTGCGCTTCGACACTCCTCTAGAGCcctgtatatatgtaaatggaTAATAACAAAAAGACTCCGAAGTAAGCTAATTTAAAACCGCATACTCCCAGATTGATATTATATGCCCaattctatattttgtattccttataggagttatggatttgatcactattcgttttcTTTACCATTCTGTGTATGTTGTCGTTGGAGCTCAGGTTCTGTTTTTGATAGACTGTTTGAAATATCATATGTGCTCTTCTATTACATGTCATGTCTGTTCATTCTTTTAGGGCAGAAATAACTTAACAATGTTTACTTAAAACGAGGAAGAGTCTCGTTGTGgtcttcaatttgacatttagttACAccaccattttttttattaagaatGTTCACCTCTCATTTAAACTTTGAGTCCAAACATCACATGAAACTTGAAATTAAAGACACTACGAATTCTGCCATAGCTGCTTCAAATTTAAATTAGGATGTTTTACTCAGCATAAATGCTCATGAAAACTTCGTGTATcgactcaactttatgacaaagtgGATGACTCTGGCGTCTCCATTGTCAAAGCCCTGTGCTTATCttgtaatattccattatcacatacATTTGATGTTCATGCCTCCCGACTGATTTAATTCGCAATatcatgttctgcatatgatcattAAACTTCAAGACGATTGAGTCTCCTGTCAAATGAGCTGATGGTTTCAAGAGTTTCAACATTCTTGATTAAGTTAagcattttgaaaatgttgtgGTTGTTACAATGAACCTATTTGAAAATACTACCTGCTATTTGATCAAATGCTCTCTGAAGTGTCAATCCAACTGGTAGGCTAAATTTTATTAACCACAGATTtattcgtttacctgatcaagatttcGTTTGGTAGATGTGTCAATATAACAGGGAATACTTC
Above is a genomic segment from Ostrea edulis chromosome 3, xbOstEdul1.1, whole genome shotgun sequence containing:
- the LOC125673025 gene encoding uncharacterized protein LOC125673025 is translated as MYTFTAFLLVFLIRCSESSSSLNAVIFNEEYMDHKSLDHKTLSGRWYEHLDTLNNTSRDNTYADVMVLCDETISLVYVASRWIPALEECRSAAIRIHPDSADSPEGTVIRISTNETQGKFKTRYYDPHPTMGFVLVYHHTQLGDGYHIMTRQRDPSDLDDVIEQVLSALQMNIRDFYVKSKDFGCERKEEKGIKI